TGTCATTCTGAAAGTGGGATTGGGGGATTATAAGCTTTCCCAACTCCTCAGTCGCGAACTTGCTCACCTCTGGCCAAGTTTTCAATCATTTCGGCATTTCTTTTTCGCTGCGTCCCTATTTTATTGGAAACCGGCTTTAAGCGTGCTGGTTTCAACCCCGGCGTGAACTTCGAATATTAAACATCCATCCTAACCTGACTGACATAGTAAGACATAATGCGAAGAAGCATTTGATCCAAGTCGTATTCCGGTTTCCATCCTGTCAGTTTGATCAGCTTCGAATTGTCGAGTAACCTTCGGTCGACATCGTCGTAACCTTCGCCGTAAAACTCGGATCCGCTGATATCGACAATGGAGGATAGCGCCTGCCCTTCGGTCCGGAAATGTTTATCGTAAATATCCCTCATTCTGAAGGCCAAGTCGCGGATCGATGTTTCATTGTCGTTGGTGCCAACATTAAAAATTTCTTTGTCGCAGGTCTCTTCCTCTTCAATGATTCGTACATGGGCTTCGGTCGCATCTTTAATGTACGTGTAGCATCGTTTCTGATTGCCACCATTTACCAGCTTCAGCGGAGAGCTATTTAACAGCGCATCCATAAAGTGACTAAAAACTCTGGGACTTCCTTCTTTCTGTGAAGGAAGATAATCGATCATTTCTCCAATGTAGTTGAACGGCCTGATGATCGAATAGTGAAAATTCTTTTTTATTCCGTGAGCGTGTATAATGCGTTCTAACAATTGCTTGCCACAGGCGTATATCCATCGATGCCGGTTGATGGGCCCCATGATTAAGTTGCTCGAATCTTCATTGAATAGAAACTCGCCATCCTCAACGTAAATGCTGGGTGATTTTCCATAGACTTCCGAGGTGGAGAACTGGATGAGTCGTCGATCAAATTTCACGCAAATATCAAAAACATTCAAGTTCCCCCGGAACCCAATATCAAATGTGAAAATGGGATCACTCACGTAGACAGCTGGATTGCATATGGCTATCAGGTTAACGACGATATCATTTTCCGAGATGAGAGATTTCAAATCGTCCTGTCGTGCCGGATCCATAATATCCAGATCGACGTATTTGATTTTACTGACGATGTCATCGATTTCTTGCGCACTATCGACGAGTTGAGAATCGTTGAGTTCGAATTGCGCAGCCCGCCTCAGTCCCTCGTCGAGTTTATCATGCGTGATATCCAACGCGGTTATCGAAAAACGTTCGCGTTTGAGTAGTTCAACTGCGAGGTGGGAGCCAACGAATCCACCAGCGCCAAGTAATAGGATTTTTTTCATAGGGGTGTTAAGAACTGTGTTCCTCGATTTCGTTTTGAATTCCTGTATCGAACTCGATTTTGGGTGAAAAGCCGAGAAGGTCCTTG
Above is a window of Verrucomicrobiota bacterium DNA encoding:
- a CDS encoding NAD-dependent epimerase/dehydratase family protein is translated as MKKILLLGAGGFVGSHLAVELLKRERFSITALDITHDKLDEGLRRAAQFELNDSQLVDSAQEIDDIVSKIKYVDLDIMDPARQDDLKSLISENDIVVNLIAICNPAVYVSDPIFTFDIGFRGNLNVFDICVKFDRRLIQFSTSEVYGKSPSIYVEDGEFLFNEDSSNLIMGPINRHRWIYACGKQLLERIIHAHGIKKNFHYSIIRPFNYIGEMIDYLPSQKEGSPRVFSHFMDALLNSSPLKLVNGGNQKRCYTYIKDATEAHVRIIEEEETCDKEIFNVGTNDNETSIRDLAFRMRDIYDKHFRTEGQALSSIVDISGSEFYGEGYDDVDRRLLDNSKLIKLTGWKPEYDLDQMLLRIMSYYVSQVRMDV